A window of Pseudomonas guangdongensis contains these coding sequences:
- a CDS encoding PrkA family serine protein kinase: MSIFSHFQQRYETTRQEEYSLQEYLDLCKQDPMAYASAAERMLKAIGEAQLVDTASDPRLSRIFSNKVIRRYPAFADFHGMEECIDQIVSYFRHAAQGLEEKKQILYLLGPVGGGKSSLAEKLKHLMEHIPFYAIKGSPVFESPLGLFNPDEDGAILEEEYGIPQRYLSSIMSPWATKRLNEFGGDISKFRVVKLYPSILNQIAIAKTEPGDENNQDISALVGKVDIRKLEEFPQNDPDAYSYSGALCRANQGIMEFVEMFKAPIKVLHPLLTATQEGNYNSTEGLGAIPYSGILLAHSNEAEWHSFRNNKNNEAFIDRIYIVKVPYCLRVSDEIKIYDKLLVNSSLAQAHCAPDTLKMLAQFSVLSRLKEPDNSNIYSKMRVYDGENLKDTDPKAKSIQEYRDAAGVDEGMTGLSTRFAFKILSKVFNFDPHEVAANPVHLLYVLEQQIEQEQFPAETRERYLRFIKEYLAPRYVEFIGKEIQTAYLESYSEYGQNIFDRYVLYADFWIQDQEYRDPETGEILNRGALNEELEKIEKPAGISNPKDFRNEIVNFVLRARANNNGKNPSWLSYEKLRAVIEKKMFSNTEDLLPVISFNAKGSKEEQQKHNDFVRRMVERGYTEKQVRLLAEWYLRVRKSQ, encoded by the coding sequence ATGAGTATTTTCAGCCACTTCCAGCAGCGCTACGAAACGACGCGGCAGGAAGAGTACTCCCTGCAGGAGTACCTGGACCTGTGCAAACAGGACCCGATGGCCTACGCCAGCGCCGCCGAGCGCATGCTCAAGGCCATCGGCGAGGCGCAACTGGTCGACACCGCCAGCGACCCGCGGCTGTCGCGGATCTTCTCCAACAAGGTGATCCGCCGTTATCCGGCCTTCGCCGACTTCCACGGCATGGAAGAGTGCATCGACCAGATCGTTTCCTACTTCCGCCACGCCGCCCAGGGCCTGGAGGAGAAGAAGCAGATCCTCTACCTGCTCGGTCCGGTGGGCGGCGGCAAGTCCTCGCTGGCCGAGAAGCTCAAACACCTGATGGAGCACATCCCCTTCTACGCCATCAAGGGCTCGCCGGTGTTCGAGTCGCCGCTGGGGCTGTTCAACCCCGACGAGGACGGCGCGATCCTCGAAGAGGAGTACGGCATCCCGCAGCGCTACCTGAGCTCGATCATGTCGCCCTGGGCGACCAAGCGGCTCAACGAATTCGGCGGCGACATCAGCAAGTTCCGCGTGGTCAAGCTGTACCCGTCGATCCTTAACCAGATCGCCATCGCCAAAACCGAGCCGGGCGACGAGAACAACCAGGACATCTCCGCGCTGGTCGGCAAGGTGGATATCCGCAAGCTGGAAGAATTCCCGCAGAACGACCCCGACGCCTACAGCTACTCCGGCGCGCTGTGCCGCGCCAACCAGGGCATCATGGAGTTCGTCGAGATGTTCAAGGCGCCGATCAAGGTGCTGCACCCGCTGCTGACCGCCACCCAGGAAGGCAACTACAACAGCACCGAGGGCCTCGGCGCGATTCCCTACAGCGGCATCCTGCTGGCCCACTCCAACGAGGCCGAGTGGCACAGCTTCCGCAACAACAAGAACAACGAGGCGTTCATCGACCGCATCTATATCGTCAAGGTGCCCTACTGCCTGCGCGTCTCCGACGAGATCAAGATCTACGACAAGCTGCTGGTCAACAGCTCCCTGGCCCAGGCCCACTGCGCCCCAGACACCCTGAAGATGCTCGCCCAGTTCTCCGTACTGAGCCGCCTGAAGGAGCCGGACAACTCCAACATCTACTCGAAGATGCGCGTCTACGACGGCGAGAACCTCAAGGACACCGACCCCAAGGCCAAGTCGATCCAGGAGTACCGCGACGCTGCCGGCGTCGACGAGGGTATGACCGGCCTGTCGACCCGCTTCGCCTTCAAGATCCTCTCCAAGGTGTTCAACTTCGATCCCCACGAGGTGGCGGCCAACCCGGTGCACCTGCTCTACGTGCTGGAGCAGCAGATCGAGCAGGAACAGTTCCCCGCCGAAACCCGCGAGCGCTACCTGCGCTTCATCAAGGAATACCTGGCGCCGCGCTACGTCGAGTTCATCGGCAAGGAGATCCAGACCGCGTACCTGGAGTCCTACAGCGAGTACGGGCAGAACATCTTCGACCGCTACGTGCTGTACGCCGACTTCTGGATCCAGGACCAGGAGTACCGCGACCCGGAAACCGGCGAGATCCTCAACCGCGGCGCGCTCAACGAGGAGCTGGAGAAGATCGAGAAACCGGCCGGGATCAGCAACCCGAAGGACTTCCGCAACGAGATCGTCAACTTCGTGCTGCGCGCGCGGGCCAACAACAACGGCAAGAACCCGTCGTGGCTGTCCTACGAGAAGCTGCGCGCGGTGATCGAGAAGAAGATGTTCTCCAACACCGAAGACCTGCTGCCGGTGATCAGCTTCAACGCCAAGGGCAGCAAGGAAGAGCAGCAGAAGCACAACGACTTCGTGCGCCGCATGGTCGAGCGCGGCTACACCGAGAAACAGGTGCGCCTGCTCGCCGAATGGTATCTGCGCGTCCGCAAGTCGCAGTAG
- a CDS encoding YeaH/YhbH family protein: protein MSYVIDRRLNGKNKSTVNRQRFLRRYRDHIKKAVEEAVSRRSITDMEHGEQISIPSRDIDEPVWHHGRGGRQTIVHPGNKEFVTGERIPRPSGSGGGGAGQGKAGNSGEGMDDFVFQITQEEFLDFMFEDLALPNLVKKHLTGIDSFKTVRAGISSEGTPARLNIVRTLRSAHARRIALTGSSRARLRELKVELERLKIEEPDNFGDIRALEEEIAGLRARIERLPFLDTFDLKYNLLVKQPNPTSKAVMFCLMDVSGSMTQATKDIAKRFFILLYLFLKRSYDKIEVVFIRHHTSAKEVDEQEFFYSRETGGTIVSSALKLMQEVMAARYPAHEWNIYAAQASDGDNWNDDSPVCRDILLRQIMPFVQYFSYVEITPREHQALWHEYLQVGEAFPESFAQQQLVSAADIYPVFRALFQRRVAA from the coding sequence ATGAGTTACGTCATCGACCGGCGACTGAACGGTAAGAACAAGAGCACGGTGAACCGTCAGCGTTTCCTGCGCCGCTATCGCGACCACATCAAGAAAGCGGTGGAGGAAGCCGTCAGCCGCCGCTCGATCACCGACATGGAACACGGCGAGCAGATCAGCATCCCCTCCCGCGACATCGACGAGCCGGTCTGGCACCACGGCCGCGGCGGCCGGCAGACCATCGTCCACCCCGGCAACAAGGAGTTCGTCACCGGCGAACGCATCCCCCGTCCCTCCGGCAGCGGTGGGGGTGGCGCGGGTCAGGGCAAGGCCGGCAACTCCGGCGAAGGCATGGACGACTTCGTGTTCCAGATCACCCAGGAGGAGTTTCTCGACTTCATGTTCGAGGATCTCGCCCTGCCCAATCTGGTGAAGAAGCATCTCACCGGTATCGACAGTTTCAAGACCGTGCGCGCCGGGATCAGCAGCGAGGGTACCCCGGCGCGGCTGAACATCGTGCGCACCCTGCGCTCGGCCCACGCCCGACGCATCGCCCTGACCGGTTCCAGCCGCGCCCGCCTGCGCGAGCTGAAGGTCGAACTGGAGCGCCTGAAGATCGAGGAGCCGGACAACTTCGGCGACATCCGCGCCCTGGAGGAGGAGATCGCCGGGCTGCGCGCGCGCATCGAGCGCCTGCCGTTCCTCGACACCTTCGACCTCAAGTACAACCTGCTGGTCAAGCAGCCCAACCCGACCTCCAAGGCGGTGATGTTCTGCCTGATGGACGTCTCCGGCTCGATGACCCAGGCCACCAAGGACATCGCCAAGCGCTTCTTCATCCTCCTCTACCTGTTCCTCAAGCGCAGCTACGACAAGATCGAGGTGGTGTTCATCCGCCACCACACCAGCGCCAAGGAGGTCGACGAGCAGGAGTTCTTCTACTCGCGCGAGACCGGCGGCACCATCGTCTCCAGCGCCCTCAAGCTGATGCAGGAAGTGATGGCCGCGCGCTACCCGGCCCACGAGTGGAACATCTACGCCGCCCAGGCCTCCGACGGCGACAACTGGAACGACGACTCGCCGGTGTGCCGCGACATCCTGCTGCGCCAGATCATGCCGTTCGTACAGTACTTCAGCTACGTCGAAATCACCCCGCGCGAGCACCAGGCGCTGTGGCACGAGTATCTGCAGGTCGGCGAAGCCTTCCCGGAGAGCTTCGCCCAGCAGCAACTGGTGTCCGCCGCCGACATCTACCCCGTGTTCCGCGCCCTGTTCCAGAGGAGGGTCGCCGCATGA
- a CDS encoding symmetrical bis(5'-nucleosyl)-tetraphosphatase, with protein sequence MALYAVGDVQGCLGPLKCLLDRVAFDPARDRLWLVGDLVNRGPQSLDTLRFLFAMRDSVVSVLGNHDLHLLAVAHNIERLKKGDTLREILDAPDRDDLLDWLRRLPLVHHDAERQITLVHAGIPPPWSLKKALKRAAEVEEALRDDARLPLFLDGMYGNEPDRWNSELRGVARLRTITNYFTRMRFCTADGRLDLKSKEGLGSAPKGFAPWFSHPERRMRGQRIIFGHWAALEGRCDEPGVQALDSGCVWGGALTLLDVDRGERHTCSCQKDPA encoded by the coding sequence ATGGCGCTGTACGCGGTCGGCGACGTGCAGGGCTGCCTGGGCCCGCTCAAGTGCCTGCTCGACCGGGTCGCCTTCGACCCGGCGCGCGACCGCCTGTGGCTGGTCGGCGACCTGGTCAACCGCGGCCCGCAGTCGCTGGACACTCTGCGCTTCCTGTTCGCCATGCGCGACTCGGTGGTCAGCGTGCTGGGCAACCACGACCTGCACCTGCTGGCGGTGGCGCACAACATCGAGCGGCTGAAGAAGGGCGACACCCTGCGCGAGATCCTCGACGCGCCGGATCGCGACGACCTGCTCGACTGGCTGCGCCGCCTGCCGCTGGTGCATCACGACGCCGAGCGGCAAATCACCCTGGTGCATGCCGGCATCCCGCCGCCGTGGTCGCTGAAGAAGGCGCTCAAGCGCGCCGCCGAGGTGGAGGAGGCGCTGCGCGACGATGCGCGCCTGCCGCTGTTCCTCGACGGCATGTACGGCAACGAGCCGGATCGCTGGAACAGCGAGCTGCGCGGTGTGGCGCGCCTGCGCACCATCACCAACTACTTCACCCGCATGCGCTTCTGCACCGCCGACGGCCGCCTCGACCTGAAGAGCAAGGAAGGCCTGGGCAGCGCGCCCAAGGGCTTCGCCCCCTGGTTCAGCCACCCCGAGCGGCGCATGCGCGGCCAACGGATCATTTTCGGCCACTGGGCCGCCCTCGAAGGCCGCTGCGACGAGCCTGGGGTCCAGGCCCTCGACTCCGGCTGCGTCTGGGGCGGCGCCCTGACCCTGCTCGACGTCGACCGCGGCGAGCGCCATACCTGCAGTTGTCAGAAGGACCCCGCATGA
- the rsmA gene encoding 16S rRNA (adenine(1518)-N(6)/adenine(1519)-N(6))-dimethyltransferase RsmA, with protein MSELYQHRARKRFGQNFLHDAGIIHRILRAIHARPDQHLLEIGPGQGAITEGLLGSDARLDVIELDQDLIPLLKMRFGLDPKFTLHQGDALKFDFASLVEGGEKLRVVGNLPYNISTPLIFHLLDHAAVIEDMHFMLQKEVVERMAAGPGGGDWGRLSIMVQYHCRVEHLFNVGPGAFNPPPKVDSAIVRLVPHAVLPHPAKDHRLLERVVREAFNQRRKTLRNTLKNLLDAQAIEAAGVDGSLRPEQLDLAAFVRLADQLALQTKPE; from the coding sequence ATGTCCGAACTCTACCAACACCGCGCGCGCAAGCGTTTCGGTCAGAACTTCCTGCACGACGCCGGGATCATCCACCGCATCCTGCGTGCCATCCACGCCCGTCCCGATCAGCACCTGCTGGAGATCGGCCCCGGCCAGGGCGCGATCACCGAGGGCCTGCTGGGCAGCGATGCGCGTCTCGACGTCATCGAGCTGGACCAGGACCTGATCCCGCTGCTGAAGATGCGCTTCGGCCTCGATCCGAAGTTCACCCTGCACCAGGGCGATGCGCTGAAGTTCGACTTCGCCAGCCTGGTCGAGGGCGGCGAGAAGCTGCGGGTGGTCGGCAACCTGCCCTACAACATCTCCACCCCGCTGATCTTCCACCTCCTCGACCACGCGGCGGTGATCGAGGACATGCACTTCATGCTGCAGAAGGAAGTGGTCGAACGCATGGCCGCGGGGCCGGGCGGCGGCGACTGGGGCCGCCTGTCGATCATGGTGCAGTACCACTGCCGGGTCGAGCACCTGTTCAACGTCGGCCCCGGCGCCTTCAACCCGCCGCCCAAGGTCGACTCGGCGATCGTCCGTCTGGTGCCTCATGCGGTGCTGCCGCACCCGGCCAAGGATCATCGCCTGCTCGAACGGGTGGTCCGCGAAGCCTTCAACCAGCGCCGCAAGACCCTGCGCAACACCCTGAAGAACCTGCTCGACGCCCAGGCCATCGAAGCCGCCGGCGTGGACGGCAGCCTGCGCCCGGAGCAACTCGATCTGGCCGCCTTCGTGCGTCTGGCCGATCAACTGGCCCTGCAGACAAAGCCCGAGTGA
- a CDS encoding lysozyme inhibitor LprI family protein, translating to MPCRPLRCLPLLLAGVLAPALADDAPAYTRCMDAAGGVTSSMLDCIAAELGAQDVRLNRSYRAAMGTLGADQQTRLRDAQRLWIQYRDANCTLLGSLTGGSIDRINGAACLLGMTRERADELAQIGEGW from the coding sequence ATGCCCTGCCGTCCCCTCCGCTGCCTGCCGCTGCTCCTCGCCGGCGTCCTCGCTCCGGCGCTGGCCGACGACGCGCCGGCCTACACCCGCTGCATGGACGCCGCCGGCGGCGTGACCAGCTCCATGCTCGACTGCATCGCTGCCGAACTGGGCGCGCAGGACGTCCGCCTCAACCGCAGCTACCGGGCCGCCATGGGGACACTCGGCGCCGACCAGCAGACCCGGCTGCGCGACGCGCAGCGCCTGTGGATCCAGTACCGCGACGCCAACTGCACGCTGCTGGGCAGCCTCACCGGCGGCAGCATTGACCGGATCAACGGCGCCGCCTGTCTGCTGGGCATGACCCGGGAGCGGGCTGATGAGTTGGCTCAGATCGGGGAGGGCTGGTGA
- the apaG gene encoding Co2+/Mg2+ efflux protein ApaG: MSPADPRYQIDVDVVSRHLPEQSLPDEERYAFAYTVTLHNRGEVAAKLLSRHWIITDGNAKVQEVRGAGVVGEQPHLEPGQSHTYTSGCMLPTPVGSMHGSFRMQADDGHGFDAPISPFRLAVPGALH; the protein is encoded by the coding sequence ATGAGCCCAGCCGACCCGCGCTACCAGATCGACGTCGACGTCGTTTCCCGCCACCTGCCCGAACAGTCGTTGCCGGACGAGGAACGCTACGCCTTCGCCTATACGGTCACCCTGCACAATCGCGGCGAGGTCGCCGCCAAGCTGCTCAGCCGCCACTGGATCATCACCGACGGCAACGCCAAGGTGCAGGAAGTGCGCGGCGCCGGCGTAGTCGGCGAACAGCCGCACCTCGAACCGGGACAGAGCCACACCTACACCAGCGGCTGCATGCTGCCCACCCCGGTCGGCAGCATGCACGGCAGTTTCCGCATGCAGGCCGACGACGGCCATGGCTTCGATGCGCCGATCAGCCCGTTCCGCCTGGCCGTGCCCGGGGCGCTGCACTGA
- a CDS encoding DNA translocase FtsK: MDEETMTFGIADPLYPQAAAMLPADEVMPVSFLQRRLRIGYHRALRLSEAIRGRDTPAQTTAAKAGHDPEAL, translated from the coding sequence ATGGATGAGGAAACCATGACATTCGGTATCGCCGACCCGCTCTACCCGCAGGCCGCCGCCATGCTGCCTGCGGACGAGGTCATGCCGGTGAGCTTCCTGCAGCGCCGGTTGCGCATCGGGTATCATCGGGCGCTGCGCCTGAGCGAGGCGATCCGGGGGCGGGACACGCCTGCGCAAACCACCGCGGCCAAGGCCGGGCACGATCCCGAAGCGCTCTGA
- the glpE gene encoding thiosulfate sulfurtransferase GlpE: MSDFQRIDPVTAQQLRQNGAVLVDIRDPQSFASGHIRGARHLDNHSLADFIAAADFDAPLVVVCYHGNSSQSAAAYLAHQGFAEVYSLDGGFELWCRHYPDDVDRAALDD; this comes from the coding sequence ATGAGCGACTTCCAGCGCATCGACCCCGTCACCGCCCAGCAGCTGCGCCAGAACGGCGCCGTGCTGGTCGACATCCGCGACCCGCAAAGCTTCGCCAGCGGCCACATTCGCGGCGCGCGCCACCTGGACAACCACTCGCTGGCCGATTTCATCGCCGCTGCCGATTTCGACGCGCCGCTGGTGGTGGTCTGCTACCACGGTAATTCCAGCCAGAGCGCCGCCGCCTACCTCGCCCACCAGGGCTTCGCCGAGGTCTACAGCCTGGACGGAGGCTTCGAGCTGTGGTGCCGCCACTACCCGGACGACGTCGACCGCGCCGCCCTCGACGACTGA